The following proteins are co-located in the Rhodococcus opacus B4 genome:
- a CDS encoding acyl-CoA dehydrogenase, with amino-acid sequence MATTADHLRSTLDGRWREVRERVRAELSGTPDFAPHYTPDLDEARAKALAQLRLLASNGYAAAGFAKDHGGTGDAGAAVTSIEMLAMSDLSLMVKAGVQWGLFGGAIENLGTARHHEAYVKRLVDLDLLGCFAMTETGHGSDVQALETTATYDPDTAEFVIHSPTPSSRKDYIGGAAQHATTAAVFAQLITGGESRGVHCFVVPIRDEDGNDLPGVHTSDCGYKGGLPGVDNGRITFDQVRIPRENLLNKYADVEPDGTYTSPIDNANRRFFTMVGTLVRGRVTVGGSAGAAARVALSIATRYALQRRQFNAPQDEDEVLLMDYLVHQRRLFPLIARSYALQFAQNELVATMHEIQSSADADPQEQRELEGRAAGLKVANTWHATRAIQEAREACGGAGYMAENRLTALKADTDVFTTFEGDNHVLTQLVAKELLTSYADEVRGMSPVEWMRFAATTVSDVVKKRTAAQQIIQTILDTRQDNEEDGSLFNRGTQLTMFEDREQYLLSTAARRLQGAQKREENPFDAFNFVQDHVLHAAQAHIDRVVLEAFVAGIDECEDDDARDLLSDVCDLYALSVIEEDKAWFMEHRQLSVERSKAVQRGINERCRSLRPHAQTLIEGLGVPEALLGSAMLDGPGTDTVRKTQIFR; translated from the coding sequence ATGGCCACCACAGCTGACCACCTGAGAAGCACACTCGACGGACGCTGGCGCGAGGTACGCGAGCGCGTCCGGGCGGAATTGTCCGGCACCCCCGACTTCGCTCCGCACTACACCCCCGACCTCGACGAGGCCCGCGCCAAGGCGCTGGCACAATTGCGCCTGCTCGCGAGCAACGGCTACGCGGCCGCCGGGTTCGCGAAGGATCACGGGGGCACCGGGGACGCCGGCGCCGCCGTCACGAGCATCGAGATGCTGGCGATGTCCGATCTGTCGCTGATGGTCAAGGCCGGCGTGCAGTGGGGACTGTTCGGCGGCGCGATCGAGAACCTCGGCACGGCGCGTCATCACGAGGCGTACGTGAAGCGTCTCGTCGACCTGGATCTGCTGGGTTGTTTCGCGATGACCGAGACGGGTCACGGCAGCGACGTGCAGGCACTCGAGACCACCGCCACGTACGACCCGGACACGGCCGAATTCGTCATCCACTCCCCCACACCGTCCTCGCGCAAGGACTACATCGGCGGCGCGGCGCAGCACGCGACCACGGCGGCCGTGTTCGCGCAGTTGATCACGGGCGGCGAGTCCCGGGGCGTGCACTGCTTCGTCGTGCCGATCCGGGACGAGGACGGCAACGACCTCCCCGGCGTACACACGTCGGACTGCGGCTACAAGGGCGGCCTCCCCGGGGTCGACAACGGCCGAATCACGTTCGACCAGGTGAGAATTCCGCGGGAGAACCTGCTCAACAAGTACGCCGACGTCGAGCCGGACGGCACGTACACGTCGCCGATCGACAACGCGAACCGCCGCTTCTTCACGATGGTCGGCACGCTCGTGCGCGGACGCGTCACCGTCGGCGGGTCCGCCGGCGCCGCCGCTCGCGTCGCGCTGTCGATCGCCACCCGATATGCGTTGCAGCGCAGGCAGTTCAACGCCCCGCAGGACGAGGACGAGGTGCTGCTGATGGACTACCTCGTCCACCAGCGCAGGCTGTTCCCGCTGATCGCGCGCTCCTACGCTCTGCAGTTCGCCCAGAACGAGCTCGTCGCCACGATGCACGAGATCCAGAGCAGCGCCGACGCCGACCCCCAGGAACAGCGTGAGCTCGAGGGCCGCGCCGCCGGGCTCAAGGTTGCGAACACCTGGCACGCCACCCGCGCGATCCAGGAGGCCCGTGAAGCGTGTGGCGGCGCCGGGTACATGGCCGAGAACCGGCTCACGGCACTGAAGGCGGACACCGATGTGTTCACCACGTTCGAAGGCGACAACCACGTCCTGACGCAGCTGGTGGCGAAGGAACTGCTCACGTCCTACGCGGACGAGGTGCGCGGCATGAGCCCCGTCGAATGGATGCGCTTCGCGGCCACCACGGTCTCCGACGTCGTCAAGAAGCGCACCGCCGCCCAGCAGATCATCCAGACGATCCTCGACACGAGGCAGGACAACGAGGAGGACGGCAGCCTCTTCAACCGCGGCACCCAGCTGACCATGTTCGAGGACCGGGAGCAGTACCTGCTCTCGACCGCCGCCCGTCGCCTGCAGGGTGCGCAGAAGCGCGAGGAGAACCCGTTCGACGCCTTCAATTTCGTGCAGGATCATGTGCTGCACGCCGCGCAGGCCCACATCGACCGGGTCGTGCTCGAGGCGTTCGTCGCCGGCATCGACGAGTGCGAGGACGACGACGCCCGCGACCTGTTGAGCGATGTCTGCGACCTCTACGCGCTGAGCGTGATCGAGGAGGACAAGGCCTGGTTCATGGAGCACCGGCAGCTGTCGGTGGAGCGGTCGAAGGCGGTGCAGCGGGGAATCAACGAACGATGCCGGTCGTTGCGGCCGCACGCGCAGACGTTGATCGAGGGGCTCGGGGTTCCCGAGGCGCTACTCGGCTCCGCGATGCTCGACGGTCCCGGGACCGACACCGTCCGCAAGACCCAGATCTTCCGGTGA
- the hemB gene encoding porphobilinogen synthase has product MFPTHRPRRLRRTPALRRLVAETSLEPRHLVLPMFVADGIDEPREISSMPGVFQHTPDSLRRAATEAAEAGLGGLMLFGVPRPDDKDAEGSGASDPDGILNRGLRWLADEVGDATVIMADTCLDEFTDHGHCGVLDANGAVDNDLTLQRYVDMAVAQAEAGAHLLGPSGMMDGQVGAIRKALDGAGYTDVGQLAYSAKYASAFYGPFREAVGSSLQGDRRTYQQDSANRRESLREVDLDVDEGADMVMVKPAMSYLDILRETADRSQVPVAAYQISGEYSMITAAAQNGWIDRDAAILESLTSIRRAGADVVLTYWATEAAGWL; this is encoded by the coding sequence TTGTTCCCGACCCACCGGCCGCGGCGGCTTCGCCGGACGCCGGCGCTGCGTCGTCTCGTAGCCGAGACTTCGCTCGAGCCACGGCATCTCGTGTTGCCGATGTTCGTCGCGGACGGTATCGACGAGCCGCGTGAGATCTCGTCGATGCCCGGCGTGTTCCAGCACACGCCCGACTCGCTGCGGCGGGCGGCGACGGAGGCGGCGGAGGCGGGGCTCGGTGGGCTCATGCTCTTCGGGGTGCCGCGTCCCGACGACAAGGACGCCGAGGGTTCGGGCGCGTCCGATCCGGACGGCATCCTGAACCGCGGATTGCGCTGGCTCGCAGACGAAGTCGGGGACGCGACGGTGATCATGGCGGACACCTGCCTCGACGAGTTCACCGATCACGGCCATTGCGGTGTCCTCGACGCGAACGGTGCCGTGGACAACGACCTCACGCTGCAGCGGTACGTCGACATGGCGGTCGCGCAGGCCGAGGCCGGTGCGCATCTGCTCGGGCCGAGCGGAATGATGGACGGCCAGGTCGGCGCCATCCGGAAGGCGCTCGACGGCGCGGGCTACACCGACGTCGGTCAGCTCGCGTACTCGGCGAAGTACGCCTCCGCGTTCTACGGGCCGTTCAGGGAAGCGGTGGGTTCGTCGTTGCAGGGCGATCGCCGTACGTATCAACAGGACTCGGCGAACCGGCGCGAGTCGCTGCGTGAGGTGGACCTCGACGTCGACGAGGGCGCCGACATGGTGATGGTGAAGCCGGCGATGTCCTACCTCGACATCCTGCGCGAGACGGCGGACCGCTCTCAGGTGCCCGTTGCGGCGTATCAGATCTCGGGGGAGTACTCGATGATCACGGCAGCCGCGCAGAACGGCTGGATCGACCGGGACGCCGCGATCCTCGAATCCCTCACCAGCATCCGCCGCGCCGGCGCCGACGTCGTGCTGACCTATTGGGCCACCGAAGCGGCGGGCTGGTTGTGA
- a CDS encoding uroporphyrinogen-III synthase encodes MSRVRKNTPGRILFVGSGPGDPALLTVHARDVLAAATLAFTDPDVDKGVTVLVGTDLGVDAETGEPLAEVRPALGEPAEVAKTLVHEAKNGHDVVRLVSGDPLTTDSVIAEVTAVARTQVQFEVLPGLPSASAVPSYAGMALGSGHTEADVRGEVDWAALAAAPGPLVLHATSGHLAETASALVEHGLAPQTPAAITVRGTTRQQRTVEATLATLNEAGSELVGSLVVTVGKVVAQRNKMSWWESRALYGWKVLVPRTKDQAGEMSDRLVTHGAIPIEVPTIAVEPPRSPAQMERSVKGLVDGRYQWVVFTSTNAVRAVWEKFEEFGLDARAFSGVKIACIGEATAAKVRSFGINPELVPSGEQSSEGLLAEFAPYDDVFDPVNRVLLPRADIATETLAEGLRERGWEIDDVTAYRTVRAAPPPAETREMIKTGGFDAVCFTSSSTVRNLVGIAGKPHARTLVACIGPKTAETAIEFGLRVDVQPETAQVGPLVEALAEHAARLRAEGALPPPRKKSRARR; translated from the coding sequence ATGAGCCGAGTCCGTAAGAACACCCCCGGACGAATCCTGTTCGTGGGATCCGGACCGGGCGATCCGGCACTGCTCACCGTGCACGCACGGGACGTCCTTGCCGCAGCCACCCTCGCCTTCACCGACCCCGACGTCGACAAGGGCGTCACCGTCCTGGTGGGCACCGACCTGGGCGTCGACGCCGAGACCGGTGAGCCGCTCGCCGAGGTCCGTCCCGCACTGGGCGAGCCGGCGGAGGTCGCGAAGACCCTCGTCCACGAGGCGAAGAACGGCCACGACGTCGTGCGCCTGGTGTCCGGCGACCCGCTGACCACCGACTCCGTGATCGCCGAGGTCACCGCCGTCGCCCGCACCCAGGTGCAGTTCGAGGTCCTGCCGGGACTGCCGTCCGCGTCCGCCGTTCCGTCCTACGCCGGTATGGCACTGGGGTCGGGACACACCGAGGCCGACGTCCGCGGCGAGGTCGACTGGGCGGCCCTGGCCGCCGCACCCGGACCACTGGTCCTGCACGCCACGTCGGGTCATCTCGCCGAGACGGCGAGCGCCCTCGTCGAGCACGGCCTGGCCCCGCAGACCCCGGCGGCCATCACGGTCCGCGGCACGACCCGGCAGCAGCGCACCGTCGAGGCCACCCTCGCGACGCTGAACGAGGCCGGTTCCGAACTGGTCGGTTCGCTGGTCGTGACGGTCGGCAAGGTCGTCGCCCAGCGCAACAAGATGTCCTGGTGGGAGTCGCGCGCGCTGTACGGCTGGAAGGTCCTGGTGCCGCGCACCAAGGATCAGGCGGGCGAGATGAGCGACCGCCTCGTCACGCACGGCGCCATCCCGATCGAGGTGCCCACCATCGCCGTCGAGCCGCCCCGCAGCCCGGCGCAGATGGAACGGTCCGTGAAGGGCCTCGTCGACGGCCGCTACCAGTGGGTGGTCTTCACCTCCACCAACGCGGTGCGTGCGGTGTGGGAGAAGTTCGAGGAGTTCGGACTCGACGCCCGTGCATTCTCCGGCGTCAAGATCGCCTGCATCGGTGAGGCCACCGCGGCCAAGGTGCGCTCGTTCGGGATCAACCCCGAACTCGTGCCGTCCGGTGAGCAGTCGAGTGAAGGCCTGCTGGCCGAATTCGCCCCGTACGACGACGTTTTCGACCCCGTCAACCGGGTTCTGCTGCCCCGCGCCGACATCGCCACCGAGACGCTCGCCGAGGGCCTGCGCGAACGCGGCTGGGAAATCGACGACGTCACCGCGTACCGCACCGTGCGGGCCGCGCCGCCGCCGGCCGAGACCCGCGAGATGATCAAGACCGGTGGGTTCGACGCCGTCTGCTTCACCTCGTCCTCGACGGTCCGCAACCTCGTCGGCATCGCCGGAAAGCCGCACGCGCGCACCCTCGTCGCCTGCATCGGCCCGAAGACCGCCGAGACTGCCATCGAGTTCGGCCTGCGGGTGGACGTGCAGCCGGAGACCGCTCAGGTCGGGCCGCTGGTGGAGGCTCTCGCAGAGCACGCCGCGCGGCTGCGCGCGGAGGGCGCACTGCCCCCGCCGCGCAAGAAGTCCCGCGCACGGCGATAG
- the hemC gene encoding hydroxymethylbilane synthase, with translation MSAVGTRTLRIGTRGSELATTQAGTVRDALISAGHDAELVIIKTKGDQSMESVEKIGVGVFTAELREALADGRVDVAVHSYKDLPTARDERFTIAAIPPREDPRDALVARDGLVLGELPPGSKVGTSAPRRTSQLRALGLGLDILPLRGNLQRRLGKVESGELDAVVLARAGLARIGRLDLITESLEPVQMLPAPAQGALAVECLSANTALVAILSELDDPNSRAAVTAERALLAELEAGCTAPVGAIAEVVESLDDDGRIFDELSVRGCAAAIDGSDVIRTGAVGSPENAEELGRSVARELLELGARELMNVTEVGDADV, from the coding sequence ATGAGCGCCGTCGGCACCCGTACGCTGCGGATCGGAACCCGTGGGAGCGAGCTCGCGACCACCCAGGCCGGAACCGTGCGCGACGCACTGATCTCGGCCGGGCACGACGCCGAACTCGTCATCATCAAGACCAAGGGCGACCAGTCCATGGAATCGGTGGAGAAGATCGGTGTCGGCGTCTTCACCGCCGAACTCCGGGAAGCGCTCGCCGACGGCCGGGTCGACGTGGCCGTCCACTCCTACAAGGACCTGCCGACCGCCCGCGACGAGCGGTTCACGATCGCGGCCATTCCGCCGCGCGAGGATCCCCGCGACGCACTCGTGGCCCGCGACGGACTGGTCCTCGGTGAGCTGCCCCCCGGGTCGAAGGTCGGCACGTCCGCGCCGCGGCGCACGTCGCAGTTGCGGGCGCTGGGCCTCGGCCTCGACATCCTGCCGCTGCGGGGCAACCTGCAGCGGCGCCTCGGCAAGGTCGAATCCGGCGAACTCGACGCCGTCGTCCTCGCCCGGGCAGGCCTGGCACGGATCGGGCGACTGGACCTGATCACCGAGTCCCTCGAACCGGTCCAGATGCTGCCCGCACCCGCGCAGGGCGCGCTCGCCGTCGAATGCCTGTCGGCGAACACCGCGCTCGTCGCGATCCTGTCCGAGCTCGACGACCCGAACAGCCGGGCCGCCGTCACCGCGGAACGCGCACTGCTCGCCGAACTCGAGGCCGGCTGCACCGCGCCCGTCGGCGCCATCGCCGAGGTCGTCGAATCCCTCGACGACGACGGCCGCATCTTCGACGAATTGTCCGTCCGGGGCTGCGCCGCGGCCATCGACGGTTCCGACGTCATACGCACGGGGGCCGTGGGCTCCCCGGAGAACGCCGAAGAACTCGGCCGCTCCGTCGCGCGGGAGCTTCTCGAGCTCGGGGCGCGGGAGCTGATGAATGTCACCGAGGTCGGTGATGCCGATGTTTGA
- a CDS encoding glutamyl-tRNA reductase: MSVLLVGVSHRTAPVPVLERVAVTDTDRPKLTDKLLASSHISEAMIVSTCNRVEIYAVVDAFHGALAEVGELLADHSGLDLTDLHRHAYVRYSEAAAEHLFAVASGLDSMVIGEQQILGQIRTAYASSDAQQAAGRTLHELAQQALRVGKRVHSETGIDSAGASVVSVALDRAAGIVGAGGLTGRTAVVVGAGSMGGLSVAHLTRAGIGRIVVVNRTRERAEHLADTARSNGVAAEALELAELPDAMAQADVLVTCTGAVGAVVTLADTHRALAQPGRDSERPLVICDLGLPRDVEPAVSGLPGVTVLDMESLQRDPAAGAAASDADAARTIVAAELANYLAGQRLAEVTPTVTALRQRAADVVEAELMRLDSRLPGLDDPERDEVARTVRRVVDKLLHAPTVRVKQLASAPGGDSYAAALRELFELSPGSVEAVAKPTELGGADLGAIDITDGFIAGQDPRLRRFVADDNRGKESQA, from the coding sequence GTGAGTGTTCTGCTTGTCGGGGTCTCGCACAGGACGGCCCCGGTGCCGGTTCTCGAGCGGGTGGCTGTCACCGACACCGATCGCCCGAAGTTGACGGACAAGCTTCTGGCGTCGTCGCACATCTCGGAGGCGATGATCGTCTCCACCTGCAACCGGGTGGAGATCTACGCCGTCGTCGACGCGTTCCACGGTGCGCTGGCGGAGGTCGGCGAACTGCTCGCCGACCATTCGGGGCTCGATCTGACCGATCTGCACCGGCACGCGTACGTCCGCTACAGCGAGGCCGCCGCCGAGCACCTGTTCGCCGTGGCCAGCGGTCTCGACTCGATGGTGATCGGCGAGCAGCAGATCCTCGGGCAGATCCGGACCGCGTACGCGTCCTCCGACGCCCAGCAGGCCGCCGGCCGCACGCTGCACGAACTCGCACAGCAGGCGCTGCGCGTCGGCAAGCGGGTGCACTCGGAGACCGGCATCGACTCCGCGGGCGCGTCCGTCGTGTCCGTGGCCCTCGACCGCGCCGCCGGCATCGTCGGCGCGGGCGGACTGACCGGACGCACCGCTGTCGTGGTCGGCGCCGGATCGATGGGCGGCCTGTCGGTCGCACACCTCACGCGTGCCGGCATCGGCCGCATCGTCGTCGTGAACCGCACCAGGGAGCGTGCCGAGCACCTCGCCGACACGGCCCGGTCGAACGGCGTCGCAGCGGAGGCCCTCGAGCTGGCCGAACTCCCGGACGCGATGGCCCAGGCGGATGTCCTCGTGACCTGTACCGGCGCGGTCGGCGCCGTCGTCACGCTCGCGGACACCCACCGCGCGCTGGCACAGCCCGGCCGCGACTCCGAACGCCCCCTCGTCATCTGCGACCTCGGACTGCCCCGCGACGTGGAACCCGCCGTGTCCGGCCTGCCCGGGGTCACCGTCCTCGACATGGAATCGCTGCAGCGCGATCCCGCCGCGGGCGCGGCCGCATCCGACGCCGACGCGGCCCGGACGATCGTCGCCGCCGAACTCGCCAACTACCTCGCGGGCCAGCGGCTGGCGGAGGTCACGCCGACCGTCACGGCCCTGCGCCAGCGTGCGGCGGACGTGGTCGAGGCGGAGCTCATGCGACTGGATTCGCGGCTGCCCGGGCTCGACGATCCCGAGCGCGACGAGGTCGCGCGCACGGTGCGGCGCGTGGTCGACAAGCTCCTGCACGCGCCCACCGTCCGGGTGAAGCAGCTCGCCTCCGCCCCCGGTGGCGACTCCTACGCCGCCGCCCTGCGTGAACTGTTCGAACTCAGCCCCGGATCCGTCGAGGCCGTCGCGAAACCCACCGAACTCGGTGGCGCCGACCTGGGTGCCATCGACATCACCGACGGCTTCATCGCAGGCCAGGACCCGCGTTTGCGCCGCTTCGTCGCAGACGACAACCGTGGGAAGGAATCGCAGGCATGA
- a CDS encoding redox-sensing transcriptional repressor Rex, translating into MPVGRGANDVTETHQTHGSVAPGVTGAVGQSVVGSPAPSVTGAAPLAESRDIPQATVTRLATYLRVLGVLTERGTIIVSSEELAAASGVGSAKLRKDLSFLGPNGVRGVGYDVTRLRARIERALGLDRGHKVVLVGVGNLGQALAGYGGFGRRGFSMVGLFDSDPARVGAPVGDLTVRHVDELEQACAELEATIGVISTPDEAAQEVADRLVRAGLRCILSFSPTALDVPDHVEMRRVDLAVEMQVLSFNSARNTESVPTAPRVRIGHSAVPSTAPRNGSVIAP; encoded by the coding sequence ATGCCGGTCGGACGAGGAGCCAACGACGTGACCGAAACGCACCAGACGCATGGGTCTGTGGCCCCTGGCGTCACGGGGGCGGTCGGGCAGTCGGTGGTCGGGTCGCCGGCCCCCTCGGTCACCGGCGCGGCCCCGCTCGCCGAATCGCGGGACATCCCCCAGGCTACGGTGACGCGTCTCGCGACGTACCTGCGGGTCCTCGGAGTGCTGACCGAACGCGGCACGATCATCGTCTCGAGCGAGGAACTCGCCGCCGCCTCCGGTGTCGGCTCCGCGAAGCTTCGCAAGGACCTTTCCTTCCTGGGGCCGAACGGCGTGCGCGGCGTCGGCTACGACGTGACGCGCCTGCGGGCCCGCATCGAGCGGGCGCTCGGCCTGGACCGCGGACACAAGGTGGTGCTCGTCGGCGTCGGGAACCTCGGCCAGGCGCTCGCCGGCTACGGCGGTTTCGGGCGTCGAGGGTTCTCCATGGTCGGGCTGTTCGACAGCGATCCGGCGCGGGTCGGTGCGCCGGTGGGCGACCTCACCGTGCGGCACGTCGACGAACTCGAGCAGGCCTGCGCCGAACTCGAGGCCACCATCGGCGTCATCTCGACTCCCGACGAGGCGGCGCAGGAAGTCGCCGACCGCCTCGTACGCGCCGGACTGCGCTGCATCCTCAGCTTCTCGCCCACAGCCCTCGACGTCCCCGATCACGTCGAGATGCGCCGCGTCGACCTCGCGGTCGAAATGCAGGTCCTCTCGTTCAACAGCGCACGCAACACGGAGTCGGTGCCCACCGCTCCCCGCGTCCGCATCGGACATTCGGCAGTCCCGTCCACCGCACCAAGAAACGGATCAGTGATCGCGCCGTGA
- a CDS encoding glutaredoxin family protein — MSTGGHEVTLLTRAGCGACAPARERLLVLCEEFGLELTCIDVDEAAATDPEIRAEFGDRLPVVLLDGREHSYWEVDEERLRSDLRK, encoded by the coding sequence ATGAGCACGGGCGGACACGAGGTGACGCTTCTCACCAGGGCGGGGTGCGGTGCGTGCGCGCCGGCCCGCGAGCGGTTGCTGGTTCTGTGCGAGGAGTTCGGGCTGGAACTGACGTGCATAGACGTCGACGAGGCGGCGGCAACGGACCCCGAAATCCGGGCCGAATTCGGCGACCGATTGCCGGTGGTGTTGCTCGACGGACGTGAGCACAGTTACTGGGAGGTCGACGAAGAGCGCCTTCGCTCGGATTTACGCAAGTAA
- a CDS encoding HAD family hydrolase — MPARSLPNGSGFGSGLAGIILPGRRQFRNPLGPSEAEVRANVAGEASADAALALHVASGEDTELVEHDVPLDLTAAAFFDVDNTMVQGASIIHFARGLAARKYLKTSDLVDFAWKQVKFRVTGKESSDDVASGREKALSFVSGRSTAELARLGEEIYDEVIADKIWPGTRALAQMHLDAGQQVWLVTATPVELAQVIAKRLGLTGALGTVAESEDGMFTGRLVGDILHGLGKAHAVRALAVREGLNLKRCTAYSDSHNDVPMLSLVGTAVAINPDTDLRELAKNRGWEIRDFRTGRKAAKIGVPTALLLGAAGGALAAVVARRREQAA; from the coding sequence GTGCCTGCGCGATCACTACCGAACGGCTCGGGTTTCGGTTCAGGTCTGGCGGGGATCATTCTCCCGGGCCGACGCCAGTTCAGGAATCCGCTGGGACCCAGCGAAGCCGAGGTACGTGCCAACGTCGCAGGTGAGGCGAGTGCCGACGCGGCCCTCGCACTTCACGTCGCGTCCGGCGAGGACACCGAGCTGGTCGAACACGACGTTCCCCTCGACCTGACGGCCGCCGCGTTCTTCGATGTCGACAACACGATGGTCCAGGGCGCCTCGATCATCCACTTCGCCCGCGGACTGGCGGCCCGTAAGTATCTGAAAACGTCCGACCTGGTCGACTTCGCGTGGAAGCAGGTCAAGTTCCGCGTCACCGGCAAGGAGAGCAGCGACGACGTCGCCTCCGGCCGCGAGAAGGCCCTGTCGTTCGTCTCCGGACGGTCGACGGCCGAACTCGCCCGGCTCGGTGAGGAGATCTACGACGAGGTGATCGCCGACAAGATCTGGCCCGGCACCCGCGCGCTGGCGCAGATGCATCTCGACGCCGGGCAGCAGGTGTGGCTGGTAACCGCGACGCCGGTGGAGCTGGCGCAGGTCATCGCGAAGCGCCTCGGCCTCACCGGCGCCCTCGGCACGGTCGCCGAGAGCGAGGACGGGATGTTCACCGGACGTCTGGTCGGCGACATCCTCCACGGCCTCGGCAAGGCGCATGCCGTGCGCGCCCTTGCGGTCCGCGAGGGCCTCAACCTCAAGCGCTGCACCGCCTACTCGGACAGCCACAACGACGTGCCGATGCTGTCGCTCGTCGGGACCGCGGTCGCGATCAACCCCGACACCGACCTGCGCGAGCTCGCCAAGAACCGGGGCTGGGAGATCCGCGATTTCCGGACCGGACGCAAGGCCGCGAAGATCGGCGTCCCCACCGCGCTGCTCCTCGGCGCGGCAGGCGGCGCACTCGCCGCCGTCGTCGCGCGCCGCCGCGAGCAGGCGGCCTGA
- a CDS encoding lysophospholipid acyltransferase family protein — protein MNEVAKVIPLHGATAARGTAIGRSRREQSESRHPSAMPPPAVITPPEPLTESSAVDAVRHALAEQIVNTAEFVRRRLSGDYHVDDFGYDPHFAENVWLPILRPLFDKWFRVEVSGLENIPSTGGALVVANHAGVLPIDGLMTSVAVHDHHPAHRPLRMLAADLAFEMPLVGGVARKAGHTLACHPDAVRLLQDGEVAAVFPEGFKGIGKPFSERYKLQRFGRGGFVSAAMRTGAPIIPCSIVGSEEIYPKIGELGTLARLLGMPYFPVTPLFPHFGPLGLVPLPSKWYIEFGKPIVTDTYDASAADDPMELFEVTDHVRETIQQTLYRLLAKRRNVFLG, from the coding sequence GTGAACGAAGTGGCGAAGGTCATTCCGCTGCACGGTGCGACAGCCGCGCGCGGGACCGCTATCGGACGTTCGAGGCGTGAGCAGAGCGAGAGCAGACATCCGTCCGCGATGCCGCCGCCCGCCGTGATCACCCCACCGGAGCCCCTCACCGAATCCTCGGCCGTCGACGCCGTCCGCCACGCCCTGGCCGAGCAGATCGTCAACACCGCAGAGTTCGTGCGTCGGCGGCTCTCGGGCGACTATCACGTCGACGACTTCGGCTACGACCCCCACTTCGCCGAGAACGTGTGGCTCCCCATCCTGCGTCCGCTGTTCGACAAATGGTTCCGCGTCGAGGTCAGCGGTCTGGAGAACATTCCGTCGACCGGCGGTGCGCTGGTGGTCGCCAACCATGCCGGCGTGCTGCCCATCGACGGCCTGATGACGTCCGTCGCCGTTCACGACCATCACCCCGCGCACCGACCGCTGCGGATGCTGGCCGCCGATCTCGCGTTCGAGATGCCGCTGGTCGGTGGTGTCGCCCGCAAGGCCGGGCACACGCTCGCGTGCCACCCGGACGCCGTTCGCCTGCTGCAGGACGGGGAGGTCGCGGCCGTGTTCCCCGAAGGGTTCAAGGGCATCGGCAAACCGTTCAGCGAACGCTACAAGTTGCAGCGGTTCGGCCGCGGCGGCTTCGTGTCCGCCGCCATGCGGACCGGTGCGCCGATCATTCCGTGCTCGATCGTGGGGTCCGAGGAGATCTACCCGAAGATCGGTGAACTCGGGACGCTCGCCCGGCTGCTGGGGATGCCGTATTTCCCGGTGACCCCGCTGTTCCCGCACTTCGGCCCGCTCGGGCTCGTGCCGCTGCCGTCGAAGTGGTACATCGAGTTCGGCAAGCCGATCGTCACCGACACGTACGACGCGTCGGCGGCCGATGACCCGATGGAACTGTTCGAGGTCACCGACCACGTCCGGGAGACCATCCAGCAGACGCTGTACCGGCTCCTCGCGAAGCGCCGGAACGTGTTCCTGGGCTGA